The following proteins come from a genomic window of Macadamia integrifolia cultivar HAES 741 chromosome 14, SCU_Mint_v3, whole genome shotgun sequence:
- the LOC122062176 gene encoding uncharacterized protein LOC122062176 isoform X1 — MTGAQAMKRIPLIKFPQRHPKPSGSASQLETASTVGGAHSTFFSSSGALGAPTNASVGGKASDQPKRTPVSDREIEAILLGGCI, encoded by the exons atgacagGTGCGCAGGCGATGAAGCGTATTCCGCTCATTAAATTCCCTCAAAGACATCCAAAACCTTCAG GCTCTGCTTCCCAACTTGAAACAGCATCAACAGTTGGAGGTGCTCATTCAACTTTCTTTTCCAGTTCCGGAGCTCTAGGGGCACCTACCAACGCTTCTGTAGGAGGGAAGGCTTCTGATCAGCCCAAACGCACGCCAGTTTCAGACAGGGAAATTGAAGCTATTTTG
- the LOC122062176 gene encoding uncharacterized protein LOC122062176 isoform X2, with protein MTGAQAMKRIPLIKFPQRHPKPSASTVGGAHSTFFSSSGALGAPTNASVGGKASDQPKRTPVSDREIEAILLGGCI; from the exons atgacagGTGCGCAGGCGATGAAGCGTATTCCGCTCATTAAATTCCCTCAAAGACATCCAAAACCTTCAG CATCAACAGTTGGAGGTGCTCATTCAACTTTCTTTTCCAGTTCCGGAGCTCTAGGGGCACCTACCAACGCTTCTGTAGGAGGGAAGGCTTCTGATCAGCCCAAACGCACGCCAGTTTCAGACAGGGAAATTGAAGCTATTTTG
- the LOC122061727 gene encoding DNL-type zinc finger protein-like: protein MGLILSAATGRGWTTGSGMEGPFVPAGFENESGTERISTFPWSLFTKLPRQRMRVAFTCNVCGQRTSCAINPQAYSDGTVFMQCCGCNVFHKLVDNLNLFHDMKCYVNPSFRYRELGGEVDYNFLDMGDWDDDIPLLNSIFI from the exons ATGGGTTTGATTCTGAGTGCGGCAACTGGCAGGGGTTGGACGACTGGTTCGGGGATGGAAGGTCCCTTTGTTCCTGCTGGATTTGAAAATGAATCTGGCACAGAGAGGATCTCCACCTTCCCTTGGTCCCTCTTCACCAAATTGCCTCGTCAGAGGATGCGTGTGGCCTTCACCTGTAACGTCTGTGGACAGAGAACCTCTTGTGCCATTAATCCCCAGGCTTACAGTGATGGAACTGTCTTCATGCAG TGCTGCGGATGCAATGTATTTCATAAGCTGGTCGATAATCTAAATCTGTTCCATGATATGAAGTGCTACGTGAACCCAAGTTTCCGTTACAGAGAATTGGGTGGAGAGGTTGATTACAACTTTCTGGACATGGGTGACTGGGATGATGATATTCCTCTTCTAAACTCCATTTTCATTTAG